One region of Synechococcus elongatus PCC 11801 genomic DNA includes:
- a CDS encoding DevA family ABC transporter ATP-binding protein yields MSSEPVVSIRNLDHFYGHGSLQKQVLFNVGFDLNPGEIVLLTGPSGCGKTTLLTLIGGLRSVQTGTLTVLGQELHEANQRQRVEVRRNIGYIFQAHNLLRFLTASQNVQMTLDLQADLKWDERIARSQQMLTAVGLGDHLDYYPENLSGGQKQRVAIARALVGRPKLVLADEPTAALDRQSGRDVVDLMQQLAKEQGCTILLVTHDNRILDIADRILEMEDGHLVKGGLTSPILQKA; encoded by the coding sequence ATGAGCAGCGAACCAGTGGTCTCCATTCGGAACCTTGACCATTTTTATGGCCACGGCTCACTGCAAAAACAGGTCTTGTTCAATGTTGGTTTCGATCTCAATCCTGGCGAGATTGTTCTGCTGACTGGACCCTCCGGCTGTGGCAAAACCACCCTTCTCACGTTAATTGGAGGGTTGCGATCGGTGCAGACCGGCACCCTGACCGTGCTGGGCCAAGAGTTACACGAAGCCAACCAACGCCAACGCGTCGAGGTGCGGCGCAATATCGGCTACATCTTCCAAGCCCATAACCTCCTACGCTTTCTGACAGCGAGCCAGAACGTGCAAATGACGTTAGATTTGCAGGCTGATCTAAAGTGGGACGAACGCATCGCCCGATCGCAGCAAATGCTGACAGCGGTGGGCCTTGGCGATCACCTCGACTACTACCCTGAGAACCTTTCTGGGGGGCAAAAACAGCGTGTGGCGATCGCCCGTGCTTTGGTGGGTCGTCCCAAACTGGTGCTGGCCGATGAACCGACGGCTGCCCTCGATCGCCAATCGGGTCGGGATGTGGTGGACCTGATGCAGCAGCTGGCGAAGGAACAGGGCTGCACGATCCTGCTGGTTACCCACGACAACCGCATCCTCGATATCGCCGATCGCATCTTGGAGATGGAAGATGGCCACCTTGTCAAAGGGGGATTAACCAGCCCTATTCTCCAGAAAGCTTAA
- a CDS encoding response regulator transcription factor — protein sequence METAKILVVDDDSAVRTLLTRFLSRQGYQVEAAIDGSSALAQFERFSPDLLILDVNLPDTNGYQLCEIVQKRTGVYVILLTSRDDETDILTGFAKGADDYITKPFSLMSVGARIAAILRRQRHVEAASQPALSYEQLQIDPARREVWFAGQPITLTALEFDLLHFLATHPDRVWRRNELIQEVWEYDYVGDQRVVDVHIGQIRKKLEINPNLTCPIQTVRGVGYKFESAAMSLASRP from the coding sequence ATGGAGACAGCCAAAATATTGGTCGTGGATGACGATAGCGCTGTGCGAACCCTGCTAACACGCTTCCTCTCGCGCCAAGGTTACCAAGTGGAAGCCGCGATCGATGGCAGCAGCGCTCTGGCTCAGTTCGAACGCTTCAGTCCAGATTTACTGATTCTGGATGTCAATTTGCCGGATACCAACGGCTATCAACTCTGCGAAATCGTCCAGAAACGCACCGGCGTCTATGTCATTCTGCTGACCAGCCGCGATGATGAGACCGATATTCTGACTGGCTTTGCCAAAGGGGCCGACGACTACATCACTAAGCCCTTTTCGTTGATGAGTGTGGGCGCTCGCATTGCTGCGATCCTTCGGCGACAACGCCATGTGGAAGCTGCCAGTCAGCCAGCCCTGAGCTACGAACAGCTCCAAATTGATCCGGCACGGCGGGAAGTTTGGTTTGCAGGTCAACCGATTACTTTGACGGCCTTAGAATTCGACCTACTGCATTTTCTAGCAACCCATCCCGATCGCGTCTGGCGCCGGAACGAACTCATTCAAGAAGTCTGGGAATACGACTACGTTGGCGATCAGCGCGTGGTCGATGTTCACATTGGTCAGATTCGTAAAAAGCTGGAGATCAATCCCAATCTCACTTGTCCTATTCAAACCGTGCGCGGTGTCGGCTACAAATTTGAATCAGCGGCCATGTCGCTGGCCTCTAGGCCTTAG
- a CDS encoding Sll0314/Alr1548 family TPR repeat-containing protein → MLLSIACHVSMKIRLIHRLLAASCAAVLCSTVGMPAGRAVDPFRSSNPQPINAATAAAFTAAFQQGNYPAAERALQQALQQDSSDPLVFALAGSLAFAQQNRQAFADYARQTKSKAQAIVAQQPLRGQIYIAVGELMTAAASLLPQLTGDGGVPLSAVPQALQSLQSVYGSLRAAAQINPNDPELNLIQGFVDLMVATNLPLANPDGAIAKLEKASPRYLADRGIALGLRNLKRYSEALRYVDRAITAAPDNPELYYLKAQILVEQSKATGDANLRRAAAAEFQKALAKSAQLPQPLVWQLFFEACNNQKTFDNRGQDCVALRDQVTQAPGPWGPSTLPSL, encoded by the coding sequence TTGCTGCTTTCTATCGCTTGTCACGTCAGCATGAAAATTCGCTTAATCCATCGTTTGCTGGCTGCGAGCTGTGCAGCCGTTCTCTGCAGTACGGTTGGCATGCCAGCTGGCCGAGCTGTCGACCCCTTCCGCAGCAGTAATCCCCAACCGATCAATGCTGCAACGGCAGCAGCATTTACGGCTGCTTTTCAGCAGGGCAATTATCCAGCTGCTGAACGGGCCCTTCAACAAGCTCTGCAGCAGGATTCCTCTGATCCTCTGGTGTTTGCTTTGGCAGGGAGTTTGGCCTTTGCCCAGCAAAACCGCCAAGCCTTTGCGGACTACGCTCGCCAAACGAAGAGTAAGGCGCAGGCGATCGTGGCTCAACAACCGCTGCGTGGCCAGATCTACATTGCGGTGGGTGAGTTGATGACCGCAGCTGCTAGCCTCTTACCCCAACTGACGGGTGATGGCGGCGTGCCCTTATCGGCTGTGCCTCAAGCCTTGCAATCGCTCCAATCGGTCTATGGCAGCTTGCGAGCAGCCGCTCAGATCAACCCCAATGATCCGGAGTTGAATTTGATTCAAGGTTTTGTCGATTTGATGGTGGCGACCAATTTGCCTTTGGCAAATCCGGATGGGGCGATCGCCAAGCTGGAAAAAGCGAGTCCGCGCTATTTGGCCGATCGCGGTATTGCTTTGGGCTTGCGTAATCTCAAACGCTATTCCGAAGCCTTGCGCTACGTAGATCGAGCGATTACAGCCGCCCCTGACAACCCAGAGCTTTACTACCTCAAAGCGCAGATTCTGGTTGAGCAAAGTAAAGCGACTGGGGATGCGAATTTACGGCGAGCGGCGGCAGCAGAATTCCAAAAAGCCCTAGCGAAATCTGCACAACTGCCGCAACCGCTAGTTTGGCAGCTCTTTTTTGAAGCCTGCAATAACCAAAAAACCTTCGATAATCGCGGTCAAGACTGCGTCGCTCTGCGCGATCAAGTCACCCAAGCGCCAGGTCCTTGGGGACCATCCACCTTGCCTTCGCTGTAA
- a CDS encoding FHA domain-containing protein, with protein sequence MSIISLDTRVKVGNTDYALSELFELVDQQTSGYSTALETLKKAVVAGELATTQQALQTCAAALRSLASLQNTLEKVLTLDLADPAQPEHVFIVEDSRGATELKLYKSHYTIGKADSCDIRLHSIYASRQHATLVRFLTENGEVRYRLIDGDPETGRRSANGTYVNNRSVTECDLKHYDQILFGADVKATYFYLSPQFRSLSGLQDPTVSLSPEDTTEFEA encoded by the coding sequence GTGTCGATCATCAGCCTCGATACTCGGGTCAAAGTTGGCAACACCGACTATGCGCTCTCAGAGCTGTTCGAACTTGTTGATCAGCAGACCAGTGGCTACAGTACGGCGCTCGAAACACTGAAGAAGGCAGTTGTTGCCGGCGAACTTGCGACGACTCAGCAAGCCCTTCAAACCTGTGCGGCAGCATTGCGGAGTTTAGCCTCCTTGCAAAACACCTTAGAAAAGGTGTTGACCCTCGACTTGGCCGATCCCGCACAGCCCGAACATGTCTTCATCGTCGAAGACTCGCGCGGGGCCACCGAGCTGAAGCTCTACAAGTCGCACTACACGATTGGCAAGGCCGACTCCTGCGATATCCGCCTGCATTCGATCTATGCCTCTCGCCAGCATGCAACCCTCGTTCGCTTCTTGACGGAAAACGGTGAGGTCCGCTATCGCCTGATTGATGGTGACCCTGAAACCGGCCGACGCAGTGCCAATGGCACCTACGTCAATAATCGCAGTGTGACAGAGTGCGACCTCAAACACTATGACCAAATCCTGTTTGGCGCCGATGTGAAGGCGACTTATTTCTATCTCAGTCCACAATTCCGGAGTTTGTCGGGGCTGCAAGATCCAACGGTGAGCTTGTCGCCAGAGGACACAACCGAATTTGAGGCGTGA
- a CDS encoding FAD-binding oxidoreductase translates to MVDWTAVDHALAGIESDRDRATCQRLSLDYAHFSPILWPQLQDRAADRVLYPHTKADLLAIARVCVQEQIPLTVRGAATGNYGQCTPLQGGILVDLTAFDQIVWQRGSRLRVQAGAKLAAIDRAIRPSGWELRWAPSTYRTATIGGFFAGGSGGIGSITYGQLRDRGNLLGAQVLTLEAEPRFVELQGEAAQAINHAYGCTGLITELEIPLAPAYDWQECMVNFPSWSGALSFAQAIAEADGLIKKMVCVLANPIPSFCKAIKDACHAGETAVLLLLSESSLEVATAIASEIGGRISWQRSPQDQPLTTLIEQSWNHTTLHARSADPAWTYLQMLLPLGQEAALIDAFQSRWGDSVLWHLELLRSHGQVRVAALPLVRFEGRDRLQQLTDQLTAAGAILFDPHTYCLEDGGMKQIDVQQLTFKEQIDPQGLFNPGKMRAWSEKYGDRSAVT, encoded by the coding sequence ATGGTGGATTGGACAGCGGTAGATCACGCTCTCGCAGGCATTGAGAGCGATCGAGATCGCGCAACCTGTCAGCGGCTTTCGCTGGACTATGCCCACTTCAGCCCGATCCTCTGGCCGCAATTGCAAGATCGCGCCGCCGATCGCGTGCTCTATCCCCACACTAAAGCCGATTTACTGGCGATCGCGCGCGTCTGTGTGCAAGAGCAAATTCCTTTGACGGTGCGCGGGGCAGCGACGGGTAACTACGGTCAATGCACACCGCTGCAGGGCGGGATTTTAGTCGATCTGACAGCCTTTGATCAGATTGTTTGGCAGCGTGGTTCACGGTTGCGAGTTCAAGCCGGTGCAAAGCTCGCTGCAATCGATCGGGCGATTCGCCCGAGTGGCTGGGAGCTACGCTGGGCACCGTCGACTTACCGGACGGCGACAATCGGTGGTTTCTTTGCGGGCGGTAGCGGCGGTATTGGATCCATTACCTATGGACAACTACGCGATCGCGGCAATCTGCTGGGTGCACAAGTGCTGACCTTGGAAGCAGAGCCGCGTTTTGTCGAACTGCAAGGTGAAGCAGCCCAAGCGATCAACCATGCCTACGGCTGCACTGGCCTGATCACCGAGCTGGAGATTCCCCTTGCTCCGGCCTATGACTGGCAGGAATGCATGGTCAATTTCCCAAGCTGGTCAGGGGCTCTGAGTTTTGCCCAAGCGATCGCCGAGGCGGATGGCCTGATCAAGAAGATGGTCTGTGTTCTTGCCAACCCGATTCCTAGTTTTTGCAAAGCAATCAAAGATGCTTGTCACGCTGGGGAAACCGCCGTTCTGCTGTTGCTGTCGGAGTCAAGTCTGGAGGTAGCAACGGCGATCGCCTCGGAAATCGGCGGACGGATCAGTTGGCAGCGATCGCCGCAGGATCAACCGCTCACCACCTTGATTGAGCAGAGCTGGAATCACACCACCCTCCATGCCCGCAGCGCTGATCCAGCTTGGACTTACCTGCAAATGCTGCTGCCCTTGGGACAAGAAGCGGCTCTGATTGATGCGTTTCAGTCTCGTTGGGGTGACAGTGTGCTCTGGCATCTGGAACTGTTGCGCAGCCATGGTCAAGTCCGAGTTGCAGCACTGCCGCTGGTACGTTTTGAAGGTCGCGATCGCTTGCAACAACTCACTGATCAGTTGACCGCTGCCGGCGCGATTCTCTTTGATCCGCACACCTACTGTCTTGAAGACGGTGGCATGAAGCAAATCGATGTTCAGCAACTGACTTTCAAAGAGCAGATCGACCCGCAGGGACTGTTTAATCCTGGCAAGATGCGGGCGTGGTCGGAGAAATACGGCGATCGCAGTGCTGTGACTTAG
- a CDS encoding ABC transporter ATP-binding protein, which produces MERLRSLKPLTLQLDGISYHPPASSRPILDNISFDLGFPELGLIVGPSGSGKTTLLELLAGLVIPQQGQVKWHDQELNYLQLRQLAGLVFQFPERHFCGHTVLEELRLGHPEISREQVKAALVSVGLGDLPFSASPYQLSGGQQRRLALAVQLIRQPCILLLDEPTAGLDWSMRRQLIQLFQELKKTWGLLIVTHEPQELAAIADRQWAIVQGQLEPWQASQPAQALSQQTTIC; this is translated from the coding sequence ATGGAACGGTTGCGATCGCTTAAGCCTTTGACCCTGCAACTGGACGGCATTTCATACCATCCTCCCGCGAGTTCACGGCCCATCTTAGACAATATCAGCTTCGATCTCGGCTTCCCGGAACTGGGCTTGATCGTCGGTCCCAGCGGTTCTGGCAAAACGACACTCCTGGAACTCCTCGCCGGTCTCGTGATTCCGCAGCAGGGACAGGTCAAATGGCATGACCAGGAGTTGAACTATCTCCAGCTCCGACAGTTAGCTGGTCTAGTCTTTCAATTTCCCGAGCGTCACTTCTGCGGCCATACCGTGCTGGAAGAACTGCGCTTAGGACATCCCGAAATCAGTCGTGAACAGGTCAAAGCAGCGCTCGTCTCTGTCGGATTGGGCGATCTTCCCTTTTCGGCCTCGCCCTATCAACTCAGCGGCGGTCAACAGCGACGGCTTGCCCTCGCGGTGCAGTTGATTCGGCAGCCTTGCATCCTGCTCTTAGACGAACCTACAGCTGGTTTGGACTGGTCGATGCGGCGACAGTTAATCCAGCTCTTTCAGGAGTTGAAAAAAACCTGGGGGCTGCTGATTGTCACTCACGAACCGCAGGAGCTAGCCGCGATCGCCGATCGCCAGTGGGCAATTGTGCAAGGCCAGCTAGAACCCTGGCAAGCCAGTCAGCCCGCCCAGGCTTTGAGCCAGCAGACTACCATTTGTTAA
- a CDS encoding CPP1-like family protein — protein sequence MADQTPYERLGVAESASFEEIQATRDRRLAELEPDSPQRTAIETAYDAILMERLRLRQEGKIKVPERIRFAEKPVTEPKKTPAFPTPTAPAWAGRLFDKPQPQELLTSSVVFGSLMVVALLPRLQPTVLQLLLVAGIGGSIWLVTRKENHFGRAALFSFVALLIGLLLGTAIAGLIPVLGPLSAEQIATAFALLLLWAIATFVH from the coding sequence ATGGCAGACCAAACTCCTTACGAACGGCTGGGCGTGGCAGAATCCGCCTCGTTTGAGGAAATTCAGGCAACCCGCGATCGCCGACTGGCTGAACTAGAGCCCGATTCACCGCAGCGTACTGCCATCGAAACTGCCTACGACGCCATTCTGATGGAGCGCTTGCGGCTGCGCCAAGAAGGCAAAATCAAAGTGCCCGAGCGGATTCGCTTTGCAGAAAAGCCGGTCACTGAACCCAAGAAAACCCCCGCCTTTCCAACACCGACCGCTCCTGCTTGGGCAGGACGCCTGTTTGACAAGCCTCAACCGCAGGAGTTACTGACCAGTTCAGTGGTGTTTGGCAGCTTGATGGTGGTGGCACTGCTGCCTCGATTGCAGCCAACGGTGCTGCAACTGCTCTTGGTGGCAGGGATTGGCGGTTCCATCTGGCTGGTGACACGCAAAGAAAACCACTTTGGCCGCGCTGCCCTCTTTTCCTTTGTTGCCTTGCTAATCGGGTTGTTGTTGGGGACTGCGATCGCGGGCTTGATTCCTGTTCTAGGACCCCTCAGCGCCGAGCAAATTGCCACCGCCTTTGCACTACTGCTGCTCTGGGCGATCGCCACGTTTGTGCATTGA
- a CDS encoding DUF3531 family protein: protein MQIEFREFNPFDCWIWVEFSTVPAPLEQQYLEEVFDSWFFLGKLGGFNAENLQAQDEGLELSYMSYQSAQERNSLPALMHNMGEVEYQGRWARCWFDLGTSDAIALDVLLNALQRLSEEMVGLERVFIGGENADWPSPGRRNLDFAADDWN, encoded by the coding sequence ATGCAAATTGAATTTCGTGAGTTTAACCCGTTCGACTGCTGGATTTGGGTTGAATTTAGTACGGTGCCGGCACCGCTCGAGCAGCAATATCTCGAGGAAGTTTTTGACTCATGGTTTTTCCTCGGTAAGCTCGGTGGCTTCAATGCCGAGAACTTGCAGGCTCAAGATGAAGGACTTGAGCTGAGCTACATGAGCTATCAGTCAGCTCAGGAGCGGAATAGTCTGCCAGCCCTGATGCACAACATGGGAGAAGTGGAGTATCAGGGCCGTTGGGCTCGCTGCTGGTTTGATTTGGGTACGAGTGATGCGATCGCGCTGGACGTGTTGCTCAACGCACTGCAGCGGCTGAGCGAAGAAATGGTCGGTTTAGAGCGGGTCTTTATCGGCGGTGAAAATGCCGATTGGCCCTCACCAGGACGCCGCAATCTTGACTTTGCGGCAGATGACTGGAACTAG
- the hslO gene encoding Hsp33 family molecular chaperone HslO, whose protein sequence is MADQLIRATAASGGIRAVGVITTDLTAEAQRKHGLSFVATTALGRSMAAGLLLASSMKKEGSRVNLRIRSAGPLGGLMVDAGLDGTVRGYVEHPAIEIEPNANGLPDVGRAIGPGYLHVMRDVGYGQPYTSTVELVNGEIGDDVAYYLASSEQTPSAIMLGVYLDRQGVEAAGGLLIQVLPQAARDPALVSLLESRISHLKGFTQLLQSGKDLPEILNDLLGDLDLTILAEPRSLRFFCPCTHQRMLGALKIFGAPELRDMIAKDQGAEATCEFCSEVYQASVEELEGLISDLETAA, encoded by the coding sequence ATGGCAGACCAATTGATTCGAGCCACTGCCGCGAGTGGCGGCATTCGTGCCGTGGGGGTGATCACCACCGATCTCACTGCTGAAGCTCAGCGGAAACACGGTCTGTCTTTTGTGGCGACTACGGCTTTAGGACGCAGTATGGCTGCAGGGCTGCTGTTGGCCTCCAGCATGAAGAAAGAAGGATCTCGAGTGAATCTGCGGATTCGCAGTGCTGGGCCTCTTGGGGGCCTGATGGTCGATGCTGGCTTGGATGGCACAGTGCGTGGCTATGTCGAACATCCAGCAATCGAAATTGAACCCAATGCGAACGGCTTACCGGATGTTGGCCGCGCTATTGGCCCCGGCTATCTGCATGTGATGCGGGATGTTGGCTACGGCCAGCCCTACACCAGCACCGTGGAGCTGGTGAACGGCGAAATTGGTGACGATGTCGCTTACTACTTGGCCAGCTCTGAGCAAACGCCTTCGGCAATCATGCTGGGGGTCTACCTCGATCGCCAGGGGGTAGAGGCGGCTGGAGGGCTGTTGATTCAGGTACTGCCCCAAGCTGCCCGCGATCCTGCTCTCGTCAGTTTGCTGGAATCACGAATTAGCCATCTAAAGGGTTTTACGCAACTCCTGCAGTCGGGCAAAGACCTGCCTGAAATTCTCAATGATCTTCTGGGTGACCTCGACCTCACGATTCTGGCCGAACCGCGATCGCTGCGTTTCTTCTGCCCCTGCACACATCAGCGGATGCTGGGCGCGCTCAAAATTTTCGGTGCACCGGAACTGCGGGACATGATCGCTAAGGATCAAGGCGCTGAAGCCACCTGCGAATTTTGTAGCGAGGTCTATCAAGCCAGCGTCGAAGAGCTGGAAGGACTGATCAGCGACTTGGAAACCGCCGCTTAA
- a CDS encoding HAD family hydrolase: protein MPKPQPLQSAALSTVRLVASDLDGTLTAGDRFSPALIQALEQLAAAKIAVLITTGRSVGWGMALAQYLPVAGVITENGGAICWPEQAPIILSPIAAIADHRQQLQHCFQQIQQHWPQLQPAADNAFRQTDWAFDVAGLSPADLDRIAAIATEQGLDFVYSAVQCHLLPRGQNKARSLWQVCQAAFPNLTPDQIVTVGDSPNDASLFAEFPLSVGVANLAPYLDRLSQPPRYLCQQPEVAGFLELVEALLRARA, encoded by the coding sequence TTGCCAAAGCCGCAACCGCTGCAGTCAGCGGCGCTCAGCACGGTGCGACTAGTTGCCAGTGATCTCGACGGAACCCTTACTGCGGGCGATCGCTTTTCACCGGCGCTGATTCAAGCCCTTGAGCAGTTAGCAGCAGCCAAGATTGCAGTGTTGATCACAACAGGGCGATCGGTGGGCTGGGGCATGGCCTTGGCGCAATATCTGCCGGTGGCGGGGGTGATCACAGAGAATGGCGGCGCAATTTGCTGGCCTGAGCAAGCACCGATTATCCTGAGCCCGATCGCGGCGATCGCTGACCATCGCCAGCAGCTACAACACTGTTTTCAGCAGATTCAACAGCATTGGCCGCAGTTACAACCGGCGGCTGATAATGCCTTTCGGCAAACGGACTGGGCTTTTGATGTGGCGGGGCTCAGTCCAGCAGATCTCGATCGGATTGCTGCGATCGCTACTGAGCAAGGGCTGGACTTTGTTTACAGCGCTGTTCAGTGTCACTTGCTGCCACGCGGCCAAAACAAAGCGCGATCGCTCTGGCAAGTGTGTCAGGCTGCTTTTCCTAATCTCACTCCTGACCAAATCGTGACGGTGGGCGATAGCCCCAACGATGCCAGCCTCTTTGCTGAGTTTCCGCTGAGTGTGGGTGTCGCGAATTTAGCGCCATACCTGGATCGTCTGTCCCAGCCACCTCGCTATCTCTGTCAACAGCCTGAAGTGGCAGGCTTTCTGGAACTGGTTGAGGCGCTACTGCGCGCTCGCGCCTAA
- the uvrB gene encoding excinuclease ABC subunit UvrB: protein MTPFQLQARYQPMGDQPTAIAQLVQKVQAGIPYQTLLGATGTGKTFTIANVIEQVGRPALVLAHNKTLAAQLCNELREFFPNNAVEYFISYYDYYQPEAYIPVTDTYIAKTASINEEIDMLRHSATRNLFERRDVIVVASISCIYGLGIPSEYLKAAIPLEVGAEVNMREVLRQLVDVQYSRNDLESGRGRFRVKGDVLEIGPAYEDRIIRVEFFGDEIDAIRYIDPVTGEILQSLDRLNIYPARHFVTPEERLETAIAEIKAELNQQLLTLQAEGKLVEAQRLEQRTRYDLEMLQEVGYCNGVENYARHLAGREPGSPPECLIDYFPKDWLLVVDESHVTVPQLRGMYNGDQSRKKVLIDHGFRLPSAADNRPLKSEEFWDKVRQCIFVSATPGDWEVGQSETHIVEQVIRPTGVVDPEVFVRPTEGQVDDLLTEIQQRVSRQERALITTLTKRMAEDLTDYLGDRGVKVRYLHSEINSIERIEILQDLRNGDFDVLIGVNLLREGLDLPEVSLVAILDADKEGFLRTERSLIQTIGRAARHINGQAILYADRLTESMEKAIGETERRRRIQLEYNQRHQITPQPISKRSSNAILSFLEVSRRLNKQELEVAVSQADDLSLEEIPNLITQLEAQMKEAAKNLEFEEAAQYRDRIKKLRERLVGRH, encoded by the coding sequence ATGACGCCCTTTCAACTGCAAGCCCGCTATCAACCAATGGGAGATCAGCCCACTGCGATCGCGCAGTTGGTGCAGAAAGTTCAGGCAGGGATTCCCTATCAAACGTTGCTGGGTGCAACCGGAACTGGCAAGACTTTTACGATCGCTAATGTGATTGAACAGGTGGGGCGACCCGCGCTAGTTCTCGCTCACAATAAAACGTTGGCGGCGCAGCTTTGTAATGAGCTACGCGAGTTTTTTCCGAATAATGCAGTTGAGTATTTCATCAGCTATTACGACTACTATCAGCCCGAAGCCTACATCCCCGTCACCGATACTTACATCGCCAAAACAGCGTCGATCAACGAAGAGATCGATATGTTGCGGCACTCCGCCACTCGCAACCTCTTCGAGCGGCGCGATGTGATTGTTGTTGCCTCTATTAGCTGCATCTATGGCCTCGGCATCCCCAGTGAATATTTGAAGGCAGCCATCCCCCTAGAAGTCGGGGCTGAAGTCAATATGCGCGAGGTGCTACGCCAACTCGTCGATGTCCAATACAGTCGCAACGACCTAGAGTCAGGTCGTGGTCGGTTTCGGGTCAAGGGCGATGTTCTGGAAATTGGCCCTGCCTACGAAGATCGGATTATTCGAGTTGAGTTCTTTGGCGATGAAATCGATGCCATTCGCTACATCGATCCCGTGACTGGTGAAATTCTCCAAAGCCTCGATCGCCTCAACATTTATCCGGCCCGCCACTTTGTCACCCCTGAGGAGCGACTAGAAACCGCGATCGCCGAGATTAAAGCGGAGCTCAATCAACAGCTGCTGACCTTACAAGCCGAAGGCAAACTAGTTGAAGCCCAACGCTTGGAGCAACGCACCCGCTATGACCTCGAAATGCTGCAGGAAGTAGGCTATTGCAACGGCGTGGAAAACTATGCCAGGCACCTCGCGGGCCGCGAACCAGGATCACCGCCGGAATGTTTAATCGACTATTTCCCCAAAGATTGGCTCTTGGTGGTTGATGAATCCCACGTGACGGTACCCCAGCTACGCGGGATGTACAACGGCGATCAATCCCGCAAAAAAGTGTTGATTGATCATGGCTTTCGACTGCCTAGCGCGGCGGATAACCGCCCTTTGAAGTCGGAGGAGTTTTGGGACAAAGTGCGGCAGTGCATTTTTGTCTCAGCCACGCCCGGCGATTGGGAAGTGGGGCAATCGGAAACCCATATTGTCGAACAAGTCATCCGACCAACAGGGGTGGTTGACCCTGAGGTTTTTGTCCGACCCACAGAAGGCCAAGTTGATGATTTACTCACAGAAATTCAGCAGCGGGTCAGCCGTCAAGAGCGGGCTCTGATTACAACACTGACCAAACGGATGGCCGAGGACTTGACTGATTACTTGGGCGATCGCGGTGTTAAAGTTCGCTATCTCCACTCCGAGATCAATTCGATTGAACGGATTGAAATTCTTCAAGATCTACGCAACGGCGATTTTGATGTCTTGATTGGCGTCAATTTACTGCGGGAAGGCTTGGATTTACCTGAAGTCTCATTGGTCGCAATCCTTGATGCTGACAAAGAGGGCTTTTTGCGGACTGAGCGCAGCTTAATTCAAACGATCGGTCGTGCGGCTCGCCACATCAACGGCCAGGCAATTCTCTATGCCGATCGCCTGACCGAAAGCATGGAAAAAGCGATTGGCGAAACCGAGCGACGGCGACGCATCCAACTGGAATATAACCAACGCCATCAGATTACGCCTCAGCCGATCAGCAAGCGATCGAGTAATGCCATTCTGTCGTTCCTCGAAGTCTCGCGGCGACTGAATAAACAAGAACTAGAAGTTGCCGTCAGCCAAGCGGATGATCTTTCCTTGGAGGAAATTCCAAATCTGATTACTCAGCTAGAAGCACAAATGAAAGAAGCCGCCAAAAATCTTGAATTTGAAGAGGCAGCTCAATATCGCGATCGCATCAAAAAGCTGCGTGAGCGACTCGTCGGTCGTCACTGA